The bacterium nucleotide sequence CGGCCGATTATTTTGTGGTTGATTTCGATGAACCGCAGGACAACGTCATCATCGTTCAGTCCGAAGAGACCATCGGTCATCTCGCCGAATGGCTGGGGATCACTCCACAAAAGTTGCGTCAATTAAATCGCATGGGAGCTGACGCCAATGTCCAGGTCGGCCGTAAATTAACCGTAGATTTTTCCCGAGTGAGCCAAAGAGACTTTCATCGTCAACGGCTTGAGTTTCATCGCTCGCTGCAGCAGGGTTTTTTCGCCCATTTCAAAGTGCAGGGCACGCGCAATTATAAAGTGAAAAACGGAGACTCGATCTGGGAGCTATGCCATCGCCGCTTTGACCTGCCCTACTGGTTGCTGGCTCGCTATAATAAAGATGTAAACCTTTTGCATTTGACTCCCGGCTTGGAGATCACAGTGCCCATCGTGACACCCACTCTGGAGAGCGCTGATGTCCATCCGGAAGCGTAACGTCTGCATGCAACGAGCTTAGCTGCGGCTGACCGCCTGGTTTTTGGGGCTGCTGGCGGCTTTGTGCAGCGGAGCAGCCCATGCCTACGTGTTGACAGGTCTTGATGTGCTGGCACAGCAGCAATTCAAACCGTTGTATGGAAAACGCGTAGGGCTGGTGATCAACCATACGGCTGTGGATCGTAACGGCCGGTCTATCGTCGAGCTGCTGGGAGCCTGTCCGCTGGTCCGGGTGGCGGCGTTGTTCAGTCCGGAACACGGGCTGTCCGGCCGCCGCGAGGGTGGAGAAATTATCCCCTCACAGGTCGATTCGATCACCGGCGCGCCCATTTACAGCCTATACGGAGAGACCAACAAACCGACGATGGAGATGCTGCGCGGCCTTGATGTGTTGGTCTTTGACATGCAGGATGTGGGCGCCCGATTTTATACCTACATCAGCACGCTGTTTCTTGCCATGGAGGCGGCTGCAGAATCGCGCGTAGATTTTATGGTGCTGGATCGGCCCAATCCCATCGGCGGCGCGATTGTCGAGGGACCGGTGTTGAAAAAAGCCTTCCTCTCTTTTGTCGGTATTCAGCCGATCGCCCTTCGCCATGGAATGACCATCGGCGAGCTGGCACGTCTGTTCAACGGAGAAAAGTGGCTCAGCGGAGGGTTGCGGCTCAACCTCACGGTGGTGCCGTTGAAAGGCTGGCAGCGCGATATGTTTTACGCTGAAACCGGCCTGCCGTGGATCAACCCCTCGCCGAACATTTCTTCAACGCATGCCGAGATAATGTATCCAGGCACCTGTCTGTTGGAAGCGACCAGCCTTTCAGAAGGCCGGGGAACGGAAGCGCCATTTGAGCAGTTCGGCGCTCCCTGGCTCGACAGCGAGGCGCTCATAGAATCACTGCAGGTGGATTCGGCTGTCGTCCGCCTTTGCCGCAGCGACTTTACCCCTGTGTCTATTCCCGGCGTGGCCATGAACCCCAAACATTTGCACCGCCGCTGCCAGGGCGTCAAGGTGCAGGTGCGCCAGCCGCACGCCTTTTATTCTGTGGCGTTCGGCTTGAGGGTGCTCAGCGCGGTCCGCAGCCTGCATGCGGACTCACTGCAGTTTTCCGCTAGCGGCATGAACCGGCTTGCCGGCGACGACGCGGTGCTGCTGGGACTGCGTGCAGGGCGTTCAAGCGAGCAGATCCTTGAATCCGGACGCGGCGAGTTGCGGAAATTTCTGCGCATGCGGAAAAAATACCTACTGTACTGAACCGGATACGGTGCTTAAAATTCAACAGCGGGAGCGGCAGAGTGCGCGGGCCGAGACTGTGGCTGGACCCCGATGCCGGCAACACTGACAAATCGATTGCTTTTATGGTTTTTTTTATCTATTTTGGTGTTACGAATTTATAATTAGTAGCACAGAAGGATGATCCATGGTAACCCGATT carries:
- a CDS encoding DUF1343 domain-containing protein encodes the protein MLTGLDVLAQQQFKPLYGKRVGLVINHTAVDRNGRSIVELLGACPLVRVAALFSPEHGLSGRREGGEIIPSQVDSITGAPIYSLYGETNKPTMEMLRGLDVLVFDMQDVGARFYTYISTLFLAMEAAAESRVDFMVLDRPNPIGGAIVEGPVLKKAFLSFVGIQPIALRHGMTIGELARLFNGEKWLSGGLRLNLTVVPLKGWQRDMFYAETGLPWINPSPNISSTHAEIMYPGTCLLEATSLSEGRGTEAPFEQFGAPWLDSEALIESLQVDSAVVRLCRSDFTPVSIPGVAMNPKHLHRRCQGVKVQVRQPHAFYSVAFGLRVLSAVRSLHADSLQFSASGMNRLAGDDAVLLGLRAGRSSEQILESGRGELRKFLRMRKKYLLY